One Streptomyces sp. NBC_00102 DNA segment encodes these proteins:
- a CDS encoding ATP-binding protein, giving the protein MTVTTTPRPTGHPGYSETMPREPRSAAGARRLVRTALAAWGMEALTEDATLVITELVSNAAVHGRLASIRVLVTRPDDGRVRLGVVDRSRRAPVPRRDLDGEETRGRGMVLIDALSDRWGTEAYRWGKQVWAELALDADRREHRRG; this is encoded by the coding sequence ATGACTGTGACCACAACGCCACGCCCCACCGGGCACCCCGGCTACTCCGAGACCATGCCGCGCGAACCCCGGAGCGCGGCCGGCGCCCGCCGCCTCGTCCGGACCGCGCTGGCCGCCTGGGGCATGGAGGCGCTGACCGAGGACGCCACCCTCGTGATCACGGAGCTGGTCTCCAACGCCGCCGTGCACGGCCGTCTGGCGTCGATCCGCGTCCTCGTCACCCGCCCCGACGACGGCCGCGTCCGTCTCGGCGTGGTCGACCGCTCGCGCCGCGCCCCCGTACCGCGGAGGGATCTCGACGGCGAGGAGACCCGGGGCCGCGGGATGGTGCTGATCGACGCGCTCAGCGACCGCTGGGGCACCGAGGCGTACCGCTGGGGCAAGCAGGTGTGGGCGGAGCTGGCCCTCGACGCGGACCGGCGGGAGCACCGCCGGGGATGA
- a CDS encoding ROK family transcriptional regulator: MAGNQASAGHLLRLIRSGEATTRGELQQATGLSRSTVGHRLDQLFGAGWLRGATGTSTGGRPSSRLEFDPTHAVVLVADLETRHGRAAVADLSGKVLAERTGTLVIADGPDAVLDRLARWFGPLLEEAGSAPDRVCGVGLSVPGPVDWESAQVVQPPIMPGWDRFPVRERMRAALAEHFGPDAFGPAASGAKAAGTGALPVYVDNDANLMALAEQRENYADCGAFVLVKASTGIGAGMVVGGEMYRGIDGGAGDIGHIRLHDRLDALCMCGSYGCLAAVASGRAIAEQLTAAGVPTASGSDVRRHLAAGQPDALRLARAAGQRVGEVLVTVVTLLNPGVLMLGGDLASTPFLTGVRELLYQRAMPRTTANLQVVSTSLGDRAALAGAAVMVVERLYDPDRADARLAALAADAAR, translated from the coding sequence ATGGCAGGAAACCAGGCGAGCGCGGGACATCTGCTGCGGCTCATCCGCAGCGGTGAGGCCACCACGCGCGGCGAGCTCCAACAGGCCACCGGACTCTCCCGGTCCACCGTCGGCCACCGCCTCGACCAGCTCTTCGGGGCCGGCTGGCTGCGCGGCGCGACCGGTACGTCCACCGGCGGACGCCCTTCCTCCCGGCTGGAGTTCGACCCCACGCACGCCGTGGTGCTCGTCGCCGACCTGGAGACCCGGCACGGCCGCGCGGCCGTCGCCGACCTGTCCGGGAAGGTCCTCGCCGAGCGGACCGGGACCCTGGTCATCGCCGACGGCCCCGACGCCGTCCTCGACCGGCTCGCCCGCTGGTTCGGGCCGCTCCTGGAGGAAGCCGGCTCCGCACCGGACCGGGTCTGCGGCGTCGGCCTCTCCGTCCCCGGGCCCGTCGACTGGGAGAGCGCCCAGGTGGTCCAGCCGCCGATCATGCCCGGCTGGGACCGCTTCCCCGTGCGCGAGCGGATGCGCGCCGCGCTCGCCGAACACTTCGGTCCCGACGCCTTCGGCCCGGCCGCTTCCGGGGCGAAGGCCGCCGGTACCGGGGCGCTGCCCGTCTACGTCGACAACGACGCCAACCTCATGGCGCTGGCCGAACAGCGCGAGAACTACGCCGACTGCGGCGCGTTCGTCCTGGTCAAGGCGTCCACCGGCATCGGCGCGGGCATGGTCGTCGGCGGCGAGATGTACCGGGGCATCGACGGCGGCGCCGGCGACATCGGCCACATCCGCCTGCACGACCGGCTCGACGCGCTCTGCATGTGCGGGTCCTACGGCTGCCTCGCCGCCGTGGCCAGCGGCCGGGCCATCGCCGAACAGCTCACCGCCGCCGGGGTCCCCACCGCCTCCGGCTCCGACGTGCGCCGCCACCTCGCCGCCGGACAGCCGGACGCCCTCCGGCTCGCCCGCGCCGCCGGACAGCGCGTCGGCGAGGTGCTCGTCACCGTGGTCACCCTCCTCAACCCGGGTGTCCTGATGCTCGGCGGCGACCTCGCGAGCACCCCGTTCCTCACCGGCGTACGCGAACTCCTCTACCAGCGGGCCATGCCCCGCACCACCGCCAACCTCCAGGTGGTCAGCACCTCGCTCGGCGACCGTGCCGCCCTCGCGGGGGCCGCCGTCATGGTGGTCGAGCGCCTCTACGACCCCGACCGTGCCGACGCCCGCCTCGCCGCGCTCGCCGCCGACGCGGCCCGCTGA
- the pth gene encoding aminoacyl-tRNA hydrolase, with protein sequence MSDVTDPWLIVGLGNPGPEYTANRHNVGFMVADLLAERIGGKFKRAQKAQAQVLEGRIGPPGPANRRVILAKPQSYMNLSGGPVTALRDFYKVPTDHVVAIHDELDIDFGALRLKLGGGDNGHNGLKSMTKVMGPEYHRVRFGIGRPPGRMQVADFVLKDFSSTERKELAYLVDRAADAVESLLADGLERAQGTYNS encoded by the coding sequence ATGTCCGACGTCACCGACCCCTGGCTCATCGTGGGCCTCGGCAACCCCGGCCCCGAGTACACCGCGAACCGGCACAACGTCGGCTTCATGGTCGCCGACCTGCTGGCGGAACGGATCGGCGGGAAGTTCAAGCGTGCGCAGAAGGCGCAGGCGCAGGTACTGGAGGGCCGCATCGGCCCGCCCGGACCGGCGAACCGGCGGGTGATCCTGGCGAAGCCGCAGTCGTACATGAACCTGTCGGGCGGCCCGGTGACGGCGCTGCGCGACTTCTACAAGGTGCCGACCGACCATGTCGTCGCGATCCACGACGAGTTGGACATCGACTTCGGCGCGCTGCGGCTGAAGCTGGGCGGCGGCGACAACGGGCACAACGGCCTGAAGTCGATGACGAAGGTGATGGGTCCCGAGTACCACCGGGTGCGCTTCGGCATCGGCCGCCCGCCGGGCCGGATGCAGGTCGCGGACTTCGTGCTGAAGGACTTCTCCTCCACCGAACGCAAGGAGCTCGCCTACCTGGTGGACCGGGCGGCGGACGCGGTCGAGTCCCTGCTCGCGGACGGGCTAGAGCGGGCCCAGGGGACGTACAACTCCTGA
- a CDS encoding carbohydrate ABC transporter permease, with amino-acid sequence MSRAQFEERFFGIARWVVIAFLAVITIVPFYYMLLLSVKPIDSLLVDPGNLWVSSKDFTLDTYRSVLKSTEDGGQGFLGMLGNSALVAIATVLLTLAAAVPGAYAVSRLKFFGSRHVSALFLAVYLFPATLLAVPLFVMFAKMGLSGSLVGLAIVYIAQTVPVSIYMMKNYFVTIPFSIEEAAAIDGASRLQTVRKVILPLALPTLMATGLYVFMIAWNEFLFALLFLAADPDKWTVSLGLQQLANGIEVSKTVLMAGSVILTIPVVILFFASERLLTEGLTSGADKG; translated from the coding sequence ATGAGCCGCGCCCAGTTCGAGGAACGGTTCTTCGGCATCGCCCGCTGGGTGGTGATCGCCTTCCTCGCGGTGATCACGATCGTGCCCTTCTACTACATGCTGCTGCTGTCGGTGAAGCCGATCGACTCGCTGCTCGTGGACCCGGGGAACCTCTGGGTCTCCTCGAAGGACTTCACCCTCGACACCTACCGCAGCGTCCTGAAGTCCACCGAGGACGGCGGCCAGGGCTTCCTCGGGATGCTGGGCAACTCCGCCCTGGTGGCCATCGCCACCGTCCTGCTGACGCTGGCCGCCGCCGTACCCGGCGCGTACGCCGTCAGCCGCCTCAAGTTCTTCGGCAGCCGGCACGTCAGCGCGCTCTTCCTGGCCGTCTACCTCTTCCCGGCCACCCTGCTCGCCGTCCCGCTCTTCGTGATGTTCGCGAAGATGGGGCTCTCCGGCAGCCTCGTCGGACTCGCCATCGTCTACATCGCGCAGACGGTCCCGGTCTCGATCTACATGATGAAGAACTACTTCGTCACCATCCCGTTCTCGATCGAGGAGGCCGCCGCCATCGACGGCGCCTCCCGCCTCCAGACCGTGCGCAAGGTGATCCTGCCGCTCGCGCTGCCCACCCTGATGGCGACCGGGCTCTACGTCTTCATGATCGCCTGGAACGAGTTCCTCTTCGCGCTCCTCTTCCTCGCCGCCGACCCGGACAAGTGGACGGTCTCCCTGGGCCTCCAGCAGCTCGCCAACGGCATCGAGGTCTCCAAGACGGTCCTGATGGCCGGTTCGGTCATCCTCACCATCCCCGTGGTAATCCTGTTCTTCGCCTCCGAGCGGCTCCTCACCGAGGGGCTGACCAGCGGCGCGGACAAGGGCTGA
- the glmU gene encoding bifunctional UDP-N-acetylglucosamine diphosphorylase/glucosamine-1-phosphate N-acetyltransferase GlmU, protein MSASSPAAVVVLAAGGGTRMKSKTPKVLHEVAGRSLVGHVVAAARELGPEQLVVVVGHAGEQVVAHLEATAASVRTAFQAEQNGTGHATRIGLQELGGVEGTVIVVCGDTPLLSGETLGALAVTHATDGNAVTVLTAEVPDSTGYGRIVRDPVSGAVTAIVEHKDASPAQHAIREINSGVFAFDGRLLVDALSKLRSDNSQGEEYLTDVLSIVREAGHRVGASVAKDHREILGINNRVQLAEARRLLNQRLLEQAMLDGVTIVDPASTLVDVTVTFGQDAVVHPGTQLLGNTHVAEDAEVGPNSRLKDTVVHEGARVDNTVSDSAEIGPGATVGPYAYLRPGTKLGAKAKAGTYVEMKNATIGEGTKVPHLSYVGDATIGDHSNIGAASVFVNYDGVNKHHTTIGSHCRTGSDNMFVAPVTVGDGVYTAAGSVITKDVPAGSLAVARGQQRNIEGWVARKRPGSAAAQAALAATQDSDGES, encoded by the coding sequence GTGAGCGCCAGCAGCCCCGCAGCAGTCGTCGTCCTCGCAGCGGGTGGAGGCACCCGCATGAAGTCGAAGACGCCCAAGGTCCTCCACGAGGTCGCCGGGCGCTCGCTCGTCGGGCACGTCGTCGCCGCCGCCCGCGAACTCGGCCCCGAGCAGCTCGTCGTGGTGGTCGGGCACGCCGGTGAGCAGGTCGTCGCGCACCTCGAAGCGACCGCCGCGAGTGTGCGCACCGCCTTCCAGGCCGAGCAGAACGGCACCGGTCACGCCACCCGCATCGGGCTCCAGGAGCTCGGCGGGGTCGAGGGCACCGTGATCGTCGTCTGCGGCGACACCCCACTGCTCTCCGGCGAGACGCTCGGCGCGCTCGCCGTCACCCACGCCACGGACGGCAACGCCGTCACCGTGCTCACCGCCGAGGTGCCGGACTCCACCGGGTACGGCCGGATCGTGCGCGACCCGGTCAGCGGCGCGGTCACCGCGATCGTCGAGCACAAGGACGCGAGCCCGGCCCAGCACGCGATCCGGGAGATCAACTCCGGAGTCTTCGCCTTCGACGGCCGACTCCTCGTGGACGCGCTCTCCAAGCTGCGCTCGGACAACAGCCAGGGCGAGGAGTACCTCACCGACGTGCTGTCGATCGTGCGCGAGGCGGGTCACCGGGTCGGCGCCTCGGTCGCGAAGGACCACCGGGAGATCCTCGGCATCAACAACCGGGTGCAGCTCGCCGAGGCCCGCCGCCTGCTGAACCAGCGGCTGTTGGAGCAGGCCATGCTGGACGGCGTGACGATCGTGGACCCGGCGTCGACGCTGGTCGACGTGACGGTCACCTTCGGCCAGGACGCGGTGGTGCACCCCGGTACGCAGCTGCTCGGGAACACCCACGTCGCCGAGGACGCCGAGGTCGGCCCGAACTCCCGGCTGAAGGACACCGTCGTCCACGAGGGCGCCCGGGTGGACAACACGGTCTCCGACAGTGCCGAGATCGGCCCCGGCGCCACCGTGGGCCCGTACGCCTACCTGCGGCCGGGCACGAAGCTCGGCGCGAAGGCGAAGGCCGGCACGTACGTCGAGATGAAGAACGCCACGATCGGCGAGGGGACCAAGGTCCCGCACCTGAGTTACGTCGGCGACGCGACCATCGGCGACCACAGCAACATCGGCGCTGCCAGCGTGTTCGTGAACTACGACGGGGTGAACAAGCACCACACCACGATCGGCTCGCACTGCCGCACCGGCTCGGACAATATGTTTGTGGCACCGGTCACGGTCGGGGACGGGGTTTACACCGCCGCGGGCTCGGTCATCACCAAGGATGTACCGGCAGGCTCGCTGGCCGTAGCCCGGGGCCAGCAGCGGAATATCGAGGGCTGGGTCGCGCGCAAGCGGCCCGGAAGCGCCGCCGCTCAGGCCGCCTTGGCCGCCACGCAGGATTCCGACGGCGAAAGCTGA
- a CDS encoding GNAT family N-acetyltransferase, with the protein MESSVNAFRPEVRHFTHEDLPEIRQVLLDVHRDAYADVMDDEFNRRFPWFVDHWAGRPGFACVIAFDGDDPVAFAYGAPASPGKEWWREHIDPTAGRERTFSYSELAVVTKFRKTGTAELVTRTLLGSRAEDLAVLLVDTGHPRVQALYESWGFRKVGQQQPFPDSPVFAVMLAELPLG; encoded by the coding sequence ATGGAGTCGAGCGTGAACGCTTTCCGGCCGGAGGTCCGTCACTTCACCCATGAGGACCTCCCCGAGATCCGTCAGGTGCTGCTCGACGTCCACCGGGACGCTTACGCGGACGTCATGGACGACGAGTTCAACCGGCGCTTCCCCTGGTTCGTGGACCACTGGGCCGGCCGCCCCGGTTTCGCCTGCGTGATCGCCTTCGACGGCGACGATCCGGTGGCCTTCGCGTACGGGGCTCCGGCGAGCCCGGGCAAGGAATGGTGGCGCGAACACATCGACCCGACGGCCGGGCGCGAACGCACCTTCTCCTACTCCGAGTTGGCCGTGGTGACGAAGTTCCGGAAGACGGGCACGGCGGAACTGGTGACCCGGACCCTGCTCGGCAGCCGCGCCGAGGACCTCGCCGTCCTCCTGGTCGACACCGGACACCCGCGCGTCCAGGCCCTGTACGAGTCCTGGGGCTTCCGGAAGGTCGGACAGCAGCAACCCTTCCCGGATTCCCCGGTGTTCGCCGTCATGCTGGCCGAACTGCCTTTGGGGTGA
- a CDS encoding 50S ribosomal protein L25/general stress protein Ctc translates to MADQINLAVEARSEFGKGAARRARRANLVPAVVYGHGAEAVHINLPAHELQLALRTPNVLIGLEIDGKNALVIPKAVQRNALKGNIEHVDLLTVKRGEKVNVEIAVETEGDLAPGAFLLEFVQNTLSVEAEATHIPESVTVSVAGLSAGDSILAKDITLPKGSVLSGDEDAIVLQVVAAQAEEPAADAEAESTEA, encoded by the coding sequence ATGGCCGACCAGATCAACCTCGCCGTCGAAGCCCGTTCCGAGTTCGGCAAGGGTGCCGCCCGCCGCGCCCGTCGCGCCAACCTGGTTCCCGCGGTCGTCTACGGCCACGGCGCCGAGGCCGTGCACATCAACCTGCCGGCCCACGAGCTCCAGCTCGCGCTCCGCACGCCGAACGTCCTGATCGGCCTGGAGATCGACGGCAAGAACGCGCTCGTCATCCCGAAGGCCGTGCAGCGCAACGCCCTCAAGGGCAACATCGAGCACGTCGACCTGCTGACCGTCAAGCGCGGCGAGAAGGTCAACGTCGAGATCGCCGTCGAGACCGAGGGCGACCTGGCCCCGGGCGCCTTCCTGCTGGAGTTCGTCCAGAACACCCTGAGCGTCGAGGCCGAGGCCACCCACATCCCCGAGTCCGTGACGGTCTCCGTCGCCGGCCTGTCCGCGGGTGACTCGATCCTCGCCAAGGACATCACGCTGCCGAAGGGCTCCGTGCTCTCCGGTGACGAGGACGCCATCGTGCTCCAGGTCGTCGCCGCGCAGGCCGAGGAGCCGGCCGCCGACGCCGAGGCCGAGAGCACCGAGGCCTGA
- a CDS encoding Gfo/Idh/MocA family protein, translated as MSQHPTTGTPSDAWPHPPVRVGLVGAGPWARTMHARMLAAGPETTLSGVWARRPEAAAEVADAYGTTAAGSFEELLDGCDAVAFAVPPAVQAELAVHAAKAGKALLLEKPLGADLAAARAVADAVAEHAVVSQLVLTKRYHPTTRAFLAEAAGREFTGARSCYLHGAFLGGEFATSWRLEHGALLDLGPHLLDLLDSAVAPIVSVRGTGDPRRWIELTCEHENGAVSQASLSGSVRLDRARTRIELFGTGEELVYDTAGIDHEECWPVLRREFAGAVRTGVGTGIDAARGLRIQQLLDQARPDAA; from the coding sequence ATGTCCCAGCACCCCACCACCGGCACCCCGTCCGACGCCTGGCCGCACCCGCCGGTCCGCGTCGGCCTGGTCGGGGCGGGGCCATGGGCCCGCACCATGCACGCCCGGATGCTGGCCGCCGGACCCGAGACCACGCTGAGCGGCGTCTGGGCCAGGCGCCCCGAGGCCGCCGCCGAGGTCGCGGACGCCTACGGCACGACGGCCGCCGGCTCCTTCGAGGAACTGCTCGACGGCTGCGACGCGGTCGCCTTCGCCGTACCGCCCGCGGTACAGGCGGAGCTCGCCGTGCACGCGGCGAAGGCCGGCAAGGCCCTGCTGCTGGAGAAGCCGCTCGGCGCCGACCTGGCCGCCGCCCGCGCGGTCGCCGACGCGGTCGCCGAACACGCGGTCGTCTCCCAGCTCGTCCTCACCAAGCGCTACCACCCGACGACCCGCGCCTTCCTCGCCGAAGCGGCCGGACGCGAGTTCACCGGAGCCCGTTCCTGCTACCTCCACGGAGCCTTTCTCGGCGGCGAGTTCGCCACCTCCTGGCGGCTGGAACACGGCGCGCTGCTCGACCTCGGCCCGCACCTGCTCGACCTGCTCGACAGCGCCGTCGCACCCATCGTCTCCGTACGCGGGACGGGCGACCCCCGCCGCTGGATCGAGCTGACCTGCGAGCACGAGAACGGCGCGGTCAGCCAGGCGTCCCTGTCCGGGAGCGTCCGGCTGGACCGTGCCCGTACCCGAATCGAACTCTTCGGCACCGGTGAGGAGTTGGTCTACGACACCGCCGGAATCGACCACGAGGAGTGCTGGCCGGTGCTCCGCCGCGAGTTCGCCGGTGCCGTGCGCACCGGAGTCGGAACCGGCATCGACGCCGCGCGTGGGCTGCGCATCCAGCAACTCCTCGACCAGGCACGCCCGGACGCCGCCTGA
- a CDS encoding ribose-phosphate diphosphokinase: MTGIKTTGEKKLMLFSGRAHPELAEEVAHQLGVGLVPTKAFDFANGEIYVRFQESARGADCFLIQSHTAPINKWIMEQLIMLDALKRASARSVTVIVPFYGYARQDKKHRGREPISARLVADLMKTAGADRILTVDLHTDQIQGFFDGPVDHLFALPILADYVGAKVDRSKLTIVSPDAGRVRVADRWCDRLDAPLAIVHKRRDKDVPNQVSVHEVVGNVQGRVCVLVDDMIDTGGTICAAADALFAHGAEDVIVTATHGVLSGPAADRLKNSKVSEFVFTDTLPTPGELELDKITVLSIAPTIARAVREVFEDGSVTSLFESDEH; this comes from the coding sequence GTGACCGGGATCAAGACGACCGGCGAGAAGAAACTGATGCTCTTCTCCGGCCGCGCCCACCCCGAGCTGGCCGAGGAGGTCGCACACCAGTTGGGTGTCGGTCTCGTGCCGACGAAGGCCTTCGATTTCGCCAACGGTGAGATCTACGTCCGCTTCCAGGAGTCCGCCCGCGGCGCCGACTGCTTCCTGATCCAGAGCCACACGGCTCCGATCAACAAGTGGATCATGGAGCAGCTGATCATGCTGGACGCGCTGAAGCGCGCCTCGGCACGTTCGGTGACGGTGATCGTGCCGTTCTACGGTTACGCCCGCCAGGACAAGAAGCACCGCGGTCGCGAGCCGATCTCGGCCCGTCTGGTCGCGGACCTGATGAAGACGGCGGGTGCGGACCGCATCCTCACCGTCGACCTGCACACCGACCAGATCCAGGGCTTCTTCGACGGCCCGGTCGACCACCTGTTCGCGCTGCCGATCCTCGCCGACTACGTCGGTGCCAAGGTCGACCGCTCGAAGCTGACGATCGTCTCCCCGGACGCCGGCCGCGTACGGGTCGCCGACCGCTGGTGCGACCGCCTGGACGCCCCGCTGGCGATCGTGCACAAGCGCCGCGACAAGGACGTCCCGAACCAGGTCAGCGTCCACGAGGTCGTCGGCAACGTCCAGGGCCGGGTCTGTGTCCTGGTCGACGACATGATCGACACCGGTGGCACGATCTGCGCCGCCGCCGACGCCCTGTTCGCGCACGGCGCCGAGGACGTCATAGTGACGGCCACCCACGGTGTCCTCTCCGGCCCGGCCGCGGACCGCCTGAAGAACTCCAAGGTCAGCGAGTTCGTCTTCACGGACACCCTGCCGACCCCGGGCGAGCTGGAGCTCGACAAGATCACGGTGCTCTCCATCGCCCCGACGATCGCGCGCGCGGTGCGCGAGGTCTTCGAGGACGGTTCGGTCACCAGCCTGTTCGAGAGCGACGAGCACTGA
- a CDS encoding sensor histidine kinase — translation MTATGADREAAGMTTRGYWWWERRRGVALDVGLALVSALECGLEGIQFAGEARLPVPVGVLFGLLAGSVLVLRRRWPIVVVLVSIATTPAEVGFLMGLVSLYSLAASDVPRRITVVLTGMSLVGSFIVTYLRLSRNLVDQASSAAVPGDWYAPVVSLFMALGLTAPPLLFGLYIGARRRLMESLRERADSLERELSLLADRAEERAEWARTEERTRIAREMHDVVAHRVSLMVVHAAALQAIAPKDPAKAVRNAALVGDMGRQALTELREMLGVLRSGDALVAPRTGTGSGPGGGRQPLASVGRAAAAAAAAASAPEDGPRLGELEALVAQSRQAGMTVELSVDGEPRPYAPQVEQTAYRVVQEALTNVHKHAAGAKTWVRLAHREAEVAMQVENGPSDAAVADAHLPSGGNGLVGMRERVTGLGGVFVSGPTDAGGFRVSAVLPDASAAPEGAAVPEVVVVPEVESVPIEVVVPGQAGARKPAGEREPGAR, via the coding sequence ATGACCGCAACGGGGGCAGACCGGGAGGCGGCGGGAATGACCACCCGCGGCTACTGGTGGTGGGAACGGCGGCGTGGTGTCGCCCTGGACGTGGGACTGGCGCTGGTCTCGGCGCTGGAGTGCGGGCTGGAGGGCATCCAGTTCGCAGGGGAGGCCCGGCTGCCGGTACCGGTCGGCGTGCTCTTCGGGCTGCTGGCCGGATCGGTCCTGGTGCTGCGGCGCCGGTGGCCCATCGTCGTGGTGCTGGTGTCGATCGCGACGACGCCCGCCGAGGTCGGCTTCCTCATGGGCCTCGTCAGCCTCTACTCGCTCGCCGCCTCCGACGTACCGCGCAGGATCACCGTCGTCCTGACCGGGATGTCGCTGGTCGGCAGCTTCATCGTGACGTACCTGCGGCTGAGCCGGAACCTCGTCGACCAGGCGTCCTCCGCCGCCGTGCCGGGGGACTGGTACGCCCCCGTCGTCTCCCTCTTCATGGCACTGGGCCTGACCGCGCCCCCGCTCCTCTTCGGCCTCTACATCGGCGCCCGCCGACGGCTGATGGAGAGCCTGCGCGAACGGGCCGACTCGCTGGAGCGTGAGCTGTCGCTGCTCGCGGACCGGGCCGAGGAGCGTGCCGAGTGGGCGCGTACGGAGGAGCGGACCCGGATCGCCCGGGAGATGCACGACGTGGTCGCGCACCGGGTGAGCCTGATGGTGGTGCACGCGGCGGCGCTCCAGGCCATCGCGCCGAAGGACCCCGCGAAGGCGGTACGCAACGCCGCGCTCGTCGGGGACATGGGGCGCCAGGCGCTGACCGAACTGCGCGAGATGCTGGGCGTGCTGCGCAGCGGGGACGCGCTGGTCGCGCCGCGTACGGGGACGGGCTCGGGGCCGGGCGGGGGCAGGCAGCCGCTGGCCTCCGTGGGCCGGGCCGCCGCTGCCGCGGCCGCCGCGGCCTCGGCGCCGGAGGACGGGCCGCGCCTCGGTGAGCTGGAGGCGCTGGTCGCCCAGTCGCGCCAGGCGGGCATGACCGTGGAGCTGTCGGTGGACGGCGAGCCGCGCCCCTACGCCCCGCAGGTCGAGCAGACCGCGTACCGGGTGGTGCAGGAGGCGCTGACCAATGTGCACAAGCACGCGGCCGGCGCGAAGACCTGGGTACGGCTCGCGCACCGCGAGGCGGAGGTCGCGATGCAGGTGGAGAACGGCCCGTCCGACGCGGCCGTCGCCGACGCCCACCTGCCGAGCGGCGGCAACGGACTCGTCGGGATGCGGGAGCGGGTGACCGGCCTCGGCGGTGTCTTCGTCTCCGGCCCGACCGACGCGGGCGGCTTCCGGGTGTCGGCGGTGCTGCCCGACGCCTCGGCGGCTCCGGAGGGCGCGGCCGTTCCGGAGGTCGTGGTGGTGCCCGAGGTGGAGTCGGTACCGATCGAGGTGGTGGTGCCGGGCCAGGCCGGCGCCCGGAAGCCGGCGGGCGAGCGGGAGCCCGGGGCGCGGTAG
- a CDS encoding XRE family transcriptional regulator, with the protein MNERLSGAMREGGFTQAELADSVNARLIALGHDGTVSDRTIRNWLTGRTSWPHPRQREALEAVFGCGAAELGFRPPAGRSGPAEASESPVNRRRFLTAAATAAAVTATATAAATGASAAAAPFAGASPFAGAQPRVGTSDVLRLRSGLDTLTALDDFRGGHTDLEGAALAGAAEALEKQRLGATGRVRLRLFSVAAEYTATAAWSALDARRDNRAHALLGKALYLAGMGQDPVTELRVWNSYAMLARQRGEYREALDSGLAAQSAGVTKRDPLFASLAHARTAVGYAYLGERQSALRSLGYAGESLARAGAEPRVRWMAFYGPAELTAITAVVLDLTGDHAGAEAASHRAVAAIPGQFRRNRALATARLALAQLHQRDIDQACATASTVFALMAGSPIPGRMRSLLGEFRRDVIALAPDAAVGRQWADRYRSEWSRA; encoded by the coding sequence GTGAACGAGCGCCTGAGCGGCGCGATGCGGGAGGGCGGGTTCACCCAGGCGGAGTTGGCCGACTCGGTGAACGCGCGTTTGATCGCACTGGGGCACGACGGCACGGTCAGTGACAGAACGATCCGCAACTGGTTGACCGGCAGGACGAGTTGGCCACACCCTCGGCAACGCGAGGCCCTGGAAGCAGTCTTCGGCTGCGGGGCCGCGGAGCTCGGGTTCCGCCCGCCGGCCGGAAGAAGTGGTCCGGCCGAGGCATCGGAGTCTCCCGTGAATCGCAGGCGTTTTCTCACCGCGGCGGCCACGGCCGCCGCCGTCACCGCCACCGCCACCGCGGCGGCCACCGGCGCGTCCGCCGCCGCTGCCCCCTTCGCCGGGGCGTCCCCTTTCGCCGGGGCTCAGCCCCGGGTCGGTACGTCCGACGTGCTGCGCCTGCGCAGTGGACTGGACACCCTGACCGCGCTGGACGACTTCCGGGGAGGCCACACGGACCTGGAGGGGGCGGCGCTGGCCGGGGCGGCCGAGGCGCTGGAGAAGCAGCGGCTCGGGGCCACCGGGCGCGTCCGGCTCCGGCTCTTCTCGGTGGCCGCCGAGTACACCGCCACGGCCGCCTGGAGCGCGCTGGACGCCAGGCGCGACAACCGCGCGCACGCCCTGCTGGGGAAGGCCCTGTACCTGGCGGGGATGGGGCAGGACCCGGTGACGGAGCTGCGGGTCTGGAATTCGTACGCCATGCTCGCGCGGCAGCGCGGGGAGTACCGCGAGGCGCTCGACTCCGGCCTCGCGGCCCAGTCGGCGGGGGTCACGAAGCGGGATCCGCTGTTCGCCTCGCTGGCCCATGCCCGTACCGCAGTCGGGTACGCCTACCTCGGCGAGCGGCAGTCCGCCCTGCGGTCCCTCGGGTACGCGGGCGAGTCCCTGGCCAGGGCGGGGGCGGAGCCGCGGGTGCGCTGGATGGCCTTCTACGGGCCGGCCGAGCTGACCGCCATCACCGCGGTCGTCCTCGACCTGACCGGCGACCACGCCGGGGCGGAAGCCGCTTCCCACCGGGCCGTGGCCGCGATCCCTGGGCAGTTCCGCAGGAACAGGGCGCTGGCGACCGCCCGTCTCGCCCTGGCCCAGCTCCACCAGCGTGACATCGATCAGGCGTGCGCCACCGCGTCCACGGTCTTCGCGCTCATGGCGGGATCGCCCATCCCCGGGCGGATGCGCTCGCTCCTCGGCGAGTTCCGCCGGGACGTGATCGCTCTTGCGCCGGACGCGGCCGTCGGTCGACAGTGGGCCGACCGTTACCGGTCCGAATGGAGTCGAGCGTGA